CCGCAGGAGCCCACTCACGGCCCGCTCCCGGGGCAGCTCCCAGCGGAGGCGCTGCCCACGGACACGGAAAGCGCTTCACTCCGCGGGACCTGGCTGAAAGGCTGCCCGGTCCTCCCGGAGCCTCGCTCCGACAGCGCGGTGGGCTCGGTCCCTGCCCACCTGCGAGAACCGGTCGCGTGGGTCCTCCTGTCTCCCGGAGGCTGCTCCGGTTTCCCGCGACTCTCGCGTGTCTCCGCGGCACCGCGGGGACAAGGTGCTGTCTCCCGACGCCGTGCCGGGGGCCGGAGGCAGAAGAACCGGTGGGGTACCGGCCGGCAGCCTTCCCGGTACCGGCTGGCAGCCTCGCGCCGCAGCCCCGTTCCTACGCCAGTTTGCTGACAGATAACGGGGGAGATGGACCAAATCCCGCGTGGGGCCGTCCCGGTGGCCCCGGGTCACCTCTCCTCGCCCCTGGGACCGCCACCGGGGGCTGCCGGCACAACGGAACCGGCGGCCGCGGTGCCGGGAAGGATTTGCGTTCCcgcagcggcagcggcggcgccgAGCGGCACGCGCGACCGCGTCTGCCCGTGGACTCCTCCGTGGCGCCGCGAGCTCCGCCGCTACCGGGACGGGCGGTTCGCGCGGGAGCGCTCCCACCGGGAGCTGACACCGCTCTCTTTGTCCGACCACCGGTAGGCGGGCCAGGCCGCGCGACCCCCCCCATTCCGCACCGTCCGCGCTCCGCGGAACCCCCCGGCCGGTCCCCGGTGCCGCGGGACCCCGAGCCGCCCGTCCCCGGTGCCGCCACCCCCTTTGTGCCCCGCGCCCCCTCCGccccccggcaccgcccccCGAGCGGGGCGTGGCCGCGGGAGGGCGTGGCGGTGGGCGTGGCGGTGGGCGTGCCCCGCGgggcccccgccccgctccaTCGGGACGCGGCGCACGTCGGtgggcggggcgcggcgggggccAATGCGGCGCGGGCGGAATATTCCACCCGGCTCCGCGGGGGGGGGGAGGCGGGCGGGCGCGGTGACGTCAGCGGGCGGAGTATTATGGTCTgggctgcggcggggccggccctGCGCTGCGAGCGGCCGCGTAAACATGGAGCTCTCGGCCGTCGGGGAGCGCGTCTTCGCGGCCGAGGCCCTGCTCAAGCGCCGCATCCGCAAGGTACGTACCCCTCCCCGGgcgccccccgagccccccggcCCGCTGCGGGCCGCGCTgcctccccccgccccgctgCGCTCCGCCGCTCCCGCGCCCCGCGCCTGAgggggggcggcggcggagccgTGAGGGGGCTGCGTGAAATCCGCGAGGGGGCTGCGTGAAATCCGCGTTATTTCTCATTGTTCGTCCCCCCCGCTGCCCCCTCCCGGGCCGTGCCGCGCTCCCTGCCCGGGGCGGTGCGGGGGGACCTTTGTTGCGGGGAGGTTTGTCGCGGTTTGTCGCGGTCTGTCGCGGGTTTCGCTCCACGCGTATTTATTTCCCTCGCTTGCCATCCGCAGGGCCGCATGGAGTATCTGGTCAAATGGAAGGGCTGGTCGCAGAAGTAAGTGGCCCGTGGGGCCGCGGGGGGCtgcggcgggggccggggggaGGCTGGCTGCAccccctgctctccctttgTGCCGGAACCAGAACCTTTATGCCCctggtttattattttatttgtctcGCTCCCTCCTGGCTCCTCATCCTGTTCCCTGTCTCCCGCCTTGCCGCCAGGTACAGCACTTGGGAGCCCGAGGAGAACATCCTGGATGCCCGGCTGCTCGCAGCCTTCGAGGAGAGGTACAAGGCCTTTACTAGCCGTAGCAGTCGCGCTTGTAAATATGTTGCTGTCCTGTGGCTATGCTGAATTGAAGCTTTGGTTCTTTTAACACCTCTAGGGAGCGAGAAATGGAGCTTTACGGGCCCAAAAAGCGAGGCCCCAAGCCCAAAACCTTCCTGCTAAAGGTAAGGAGGCCGGAGCCCGCGGGCCGGAGCGGGGGTCCCTCTGCGGCCCCCTCGGAGGACGCTCCCCTCGAAGGTGGCCTCTCGTGAGTTGCAGTCGCACGGCCGGATGGCGGGATAATAAAGTCACCGGGTGATTTATCTTCTTTGCAGGCCCAGGCGAAAGCCAAAGCCAAAACCTATGAATTCCGCAGCGACTCTTCCAGGGGGATCCGGGTGCCGTACCCTGGCAGGtccccccaggagctgggctccaCGTCCCGGGCTAGGGAAGGACTGAGAAACATAGCCCTGgccccccagggcagctccagcagcagcagcacccccaaGGCAGACGGCATCCGGGAGCGGGTGATCCGCGTGGAGGAGAAGCCCGGAGAGACCCCCAAAAAGAGAGGCCCGAAGCCCAGGAAGGAGCTCTACAAGGACCTTGCGGAGACTCTGGATGCCTCCAAGAGGAAACTGGGGGACCCGGGGGACAAGGTGGGGGACTACCTGAAGGCCAGGAAGAtggaggaggcggcggcggcggggggcagCCAAGTTCGGCTCGGGACACAGCGTGATCCAGCTGGCCCGGCGGCAGGAGCCCGACCTGCCCggcgccctgcccggccccacCCGCGCCGAGGCGGGGCCCGAGGCCTTCCCCCCGCGCCTGGCCAAGCACCGTGCGGACTTCCTGGACGCCAAGGGCCAGGGGGGGCTGGACCCCGGCGGGCCCAAGCTGCTGCACGGCGCCGTCAGCCCGGGGGCCGTGGGCGGCCTGTACCGCGACGGCGTggggggcccggcggggcggccctCGCTCATCGCCAGGATCCCCGTCTCCAGGATCCTGGGCGACCCCGAGGAGGAGTCCTGGAGCCCCTCTCTCAACAACCTGGAGAAGGTGGTGGTAACTGATGTGACCTCTAACTTTTTGACCGTCACCATCAAGGAGAGCAGCACGGACCAAGGATTCTTTAAGGAGAAGCGATGAGTTTGGTGGAGGTGGTGCTGGGGTTTTCTTCAGTCAGATCCAGACAAAAGCTTGGTAGAGCTTGGTggtcctctcttttttttttctttttttttttttttttcttttttttttttctttaattttttttcttttgttttttggtcCTGGAGAGAATTTAGAAACTGTCCTAAATTCATTAACtcattcttttgttttgttttgg
This window of the Motacilla alba alba isolate MOTALB_02 chromosome 18, Motacilla_alba_V1.0_pri, whole genome shotgun sequence genome carries:
- the LOC119709378 gene encoding LOW QUALITY PROTEIN: chromobox protein homolog 8-like (The sequence of the model RefSeq protein was modified relative to this genomic sequence to represent the inferred CDS: deleted 1 base in 1 codon), which produces MELSAVGERVFAAEALLKRRIRKGRMEYLVKWKGWSQKYSTWEPEENILDARLLAAFEEREREMELYGPKKRGPKPKTFLLKAQAKAKAKTYEFRSDSSRGIRVPYPGRSPQELGSTSRAREGLRNIALAPQGSSSSSSTPKADGIRERVIRVEEKPGETPKKRGPKPRKELYKDLAETLDASKRKLGDPGDKVGDYLKARKMEEAAARGAAKFGSGHSVIQLARRQEPDLPGALPGPTRAEAGPEAFPPRLAKHRADFLDAKGQGGLDPGGPKLLHGAVSPGAVGGLYRDGVGGPAGRPSLIARIPVSRILGDPEEESWSPSLNNLEKVVVTDVTSNFLTVTIKESSTDQGFFKEKR